GGACTTGATGGAGGGGTTAAAGCTGCGCCCGGTGCTGGACCATGTCCAAAATCTGTCCGAACCTAAGCAGAAGGAGTTGCAAGAGGCAAAGAAGGAATTTGAGCAAGTACTTTCGAATTGTATCAAGGTTGCTGAGGCAGCGGCAGAGTTTGTTAGTTTGGGTGGAGAGGTCACACCAGGTCAGGCAGATTTTGCACGTGTAATCGGTGGCATAGAAATGGCAAAGGGACTCATGGTGGTGCTTTCCGAGAAGTTAACCTCTTTGTTTCAGTCTCAAAAGTAGTTTAAGTATGCCGCAAATTCCGGTAATTTTTAGCCATGAGTCGGGCTTCTGAATCGCTGCCAACATTGCAAAGCTGGTGAAGCTGTATAGCTTGCCTAGCTACCAATTAGGGCGCAATGTGTGGTGGGTACGGTGTGGCAGGCTACCAACGTTCAGCCTAGTACCCTCGTTTGTTAGCTCATATTACCTCATATTACCTTTTTACTATACACAACGTTACCTTTAGGCTATTTACAATAGTCCTATGGGGTAGTATATTGGAACTAGATGAAGTTAACGATAAATGACCGAACTTACCAGGCAGACGTGGTGACTCATCTAAACAAAAGAGGCAGGTAAATAAACAACTCAAGATGAACGATTTCGCAGAATTGGCTCAAGTTGCGATACATTGTGCTGGGACAGATATTTACATTGTCCAGAATGGAAAAAAATCTCAGCATGTTAACTCACTGCGCCAGGAGCTAGAAGGCTATACAGAGCAAGAACTGAGAGGTATGCACTCTCTGGATCACATTTATCCTGATGATAAAGAAGCAGTCGGGAAGAAGGCAACAGAAAACTCGAATGGCCACCATCTACTGTCCTATGAGCACATGCCTATAAAGAAGAACGGAAAGAAGAACGGTAATGGCAAGGCAATTTGGGTACTAGAGAAAGCCACCTCAACTGAATACAGAGGAAATCAGGCCGCCGTGGGAAGCCTTGTGGACCTCATCGAACACGAGCGGTTGGAAGAAGCCATAACAGACTCGGAGGAGAGGTATCGGGCTATCTTGAAGGAGATGCAAGATGCCTATTTCGAGGTAGACCTTGATGGTAATTTCACTTTCGTTAGTGATTCGCTGTGTCGTCTTCTAGGATACGCTAGAGAAGAGCTGCTAGAAATGAACTTTCGAGACCATATAGCCGAAGCGGGTGCTGAAGCTGTGTATCAGGCCTTCAATAAAGTCTATAATACCGGAAAGACGATCAAAAATCTTACTTATGAAGTCACTCATAAGAATGGTACCACTGTGATTGCTGAGACCTCGGCTTCTCTATTAAGGAATGAGCAAGGAGAGATTATCGGATTCCGTGGTATTGGCCGCGATGTTACTGAACATAAGCGTGCGGAGGAAGCTTTAAGACGGTCGGAGGAGAGATATCGGGCCATGCTGGATGAGATGGAAGAAGGCTACTACGAGGTAGACCTTGCTGGAAATATCACCTTTGTCAATGACTCAATTTGTCGCCAATTCGGATGCGCTAAAGAAGATTTAATCGGTATGAACTATCGCTTCTATGTGCCCAAGGAGGATGTAGAGGGCGTGTATAAGACCTGGAATAAAGTCTACCGGACAGGCGAGTCCCTAAAATCGTATCATTTTGCAATTACTAAAAAGGGTAGAACACAAATATTCTTAGAAAACTCAGTCTCTCTTTTGCGTGATAATGAGGGAAAGATAATCGGTTTTCGGTCAATCAGCCGTGATGATACCGAGCGTAAGCAGCTTGTGCAAAAACTTGCTGAGCTGGCGTGGCCATCCATGACTTGCTGACTGGCCGAGGCCCCACTCGCCATTTCTACTGCTGATGCCACTGCTAAATCAAGGCAAGGATACTCTGAAAGTTCTTGATTTTATCGGAGTGGTGGGCCGTACAGGATTCGAACCTGTGACACCCTGATTAAAAGCCAGTTGTTAATTTTCGTGCAATTTCACCGCATCCCAGATACGGATTTCCCTTCCGGCACAGCCCTCTTTTCACCTAGCCAGGTGCTCAAATTACCCGGGTTGGCAAGACGATTCGAGTACCCCCTCGGCCTATAAAGTAGCATGATTGGCTGATAATTCCAACACCCCATGTACTTGGAGTGCAAAGCATCTGTTGCTGTGCAGCTCTCAGGAGAGCCATGGCGTAATGTCGTGTCATAGCAGCCCCCTGAACCTATGCTTGGCTCCAATGTCACAAAACGGGCTACTGTGCAGCGGGATGCAACTTACTACTGACCTCCGGTCAAAGCGCGCTTCACCTCTCCGCTCAACTGCTCAGGATTAAAAGGCTTGTCAATATGGGCAACTTTAGTCTCGGAGAGGAACTTTTCAGTATCGGCACCCATAATACCGCCGGTGATGAAGACCACTCTCCGGGCTAACGATTTGTCTATCTTTTGAATACGCTTGTAGAAGTCCACGCCACTTATGCCTGGCATCTTGATATCCACCAGGATGAGCTTGTATTTCTGGCTCTCAATTTTCTTCAGAGCATCAGCAGCATTATCTACAGTCTCTACCTTGTACCCTTCACCAGTTAGCACCCGATTGACAACGTCCCTTATCACTTGTTCATCATCCACCACCAGTATCCTGACTTTGCCCGCCTTCTGAGATTTTTTAACATCTGGCTTGGGCGGCTTTGGCAGTACGGCTTCGGTGACTACAGGTAGTTCAACGATAAAGGTAGCACCATTGCCCGGCTTGCTTTCGACGTATATCTTTCCCTTATGTTCGGTTACTATGCCATAGCACAGGCTCAAGCCCAGCCCTGTACCCTGACCTACCTCTCTGGTGGTGAAAAAGGGGTCGAATATCCTATCCATGACCGCTGGCCTTATTCCCGGGCCATCGTCCTGGCAGCATATCTTTATGGTGTTATGGCTCTTCTCCGTAGTTATGGTGATCTTGCCCTTGCCGTGAGCCAGCTTCATTTCCATCTCGGCGTTGACGATTAAGTTGAGCAGCACCTGCTGGATCTGACCCGGGTCAGCCACAGTTTCGAGCACATCAGTAGTCAGCCGTGTAACAACTTCAATGTTGTTGACCCTCAGGTGATAAGCTCGCAGGACGAGTGTACTCTCTATAAGCTCGTTGATATCCACCAGCTTTTGCTGCGGCTCAGTCTGGCGAGAGAAGGCAAGCAGCCTCTGGATGATGCCGGCCACGCGTCGAGCGCCGTCATTGATAGCTTCCAAATCGCTCCTGATGCCCGGCGGGACGTCCTCTCGGTCCATAAGCAACTGGGCATAGCCGACGACTGCGGTGAGAGGGTTATTTATCTCGTGGGCAACACCGGCTGCCATCTCGCCCACAGAAGCCAGACGGCTTGTCACCTGAGCCTTTAGCTCCAGTTGTCTCCTCAACTCTTCAGCCTTCTTGCGCTCGGTGATGTCACTACAGGCGCCGATCATCCTGTAGGGCTGGCCGTTCTCATCTCGCAGGGCAGTACCCTGGTCTGTCCAGTAAAGGTAGGCGCCGTCCTTGCGCTTGATTCGGTACTCTTCGGCATAGGGCGTGCCTTTCTTAAGGTGGCCGTCCCGCGTGGCATTGACGCGGTCGATGTCGTCGGGGTGGATGGCCTTCTCCCAGGCATCTCGGGTGCGGGGGAATTCAGCTTGCCCGTAGCCCAGTATTTTATCGATTCTGCCGTGCCAGTCTAGCCTTCCGCTGGTCATGTCCCAATCCCAGATGAGGTCGCTGGCGCTGGCGGCAGCGAGACGGAAACGCTCTTCGCTCTCAGCTAGTTCGTCTCTGGAGACCATTGTCTCATTAAGCTGTGCGGTCATGCGGTCAAAGGCACGCGACAGCTCGCCGGTTTCGTCCTTTGAGGCCGTGCCCACCCTGTACTCCAGGTTGCCGTCACCGATCTCCTCAGCGCCTTTGACCAGTAGGTGTAACGGTCTGGTGATGGTGCGGGCAAAGAGGAAGGCCAGCAAGGCCGCGGCCAGGGCGGCGGCAAAGATGCTGCCAGCCACCACCCATCCCAGCCGGATGATTGGCGCAAAAGCCTCAGCCTGGTCTATCTCTGTGATGATGCAGACGTTAAAAGATGGCAGCCATGTGTAAGCGCCGATGACGGGCACGTCGCGGTAGTCTTTGTAGAAGCCCACGCCATCTTTGCCCGTCAAGGCAGCTTCCACGCCTTGGGTGTGGACTGCTTTCTTCAAGGAATAGCCCTTGCCAAACCGTGGCTCGGTGATGAAGAAGTTGAACTTATTTACCAGGTAGGTGTCCTCGGTCTGGCTCAGGCCGCTGCGCTGCTCCATAATCTTGGACAGCTCGACCAGGTTAACTTGGCCGGCGAGGACGGCAATCAGGTTGCCCTGCCTGTCCTTGACGGGTGTGCCGATGACCATAACCGACTGCTCCAGCGTGGTGGAATAGTAGGTATCTTGGACATAGGTGCGGGTCTTGCCCCCGATATAATAAGGTTCACTTTTTTTGTACGTGCCCTCTTGCCTCTCGTTCGTAGAAGCCAGTACCAGCCCATCACGGGGACATATTATGAACAGCTCGAAAAACCCCCCATATTGCAACCGAGGTTTCAGATGGTCCTCGATGGTGCTTTTCTGGGCCTGGCCATATGCGGGGTCAGATGTGTCACATGATACCAGCACTGCGGCGTACTCACTGACTAGGGGGCGTTGAGCCAGCTCCTCTATACTTTGCTCGTTGCCATGCACCCATCTTTCAAGCTCGGCTTCTCTGAGTATGTTGGTGGAGATAAGGTGACTTATGGTCTGCTGCTCTATTGTCCGCCGCCCGTTTTCGTAGGCCAGGTAGCCCACGATGACCATGGGCACAATAGCAAGCAGTAGGAAAAGGATAGTCAGCCTGGGTGTAAGCTTCACCTGGCTTTAACTCCGTAGATTTCTTCCAGGAACCGCATGGTATATGCCTGGTTCACATCAAAGGGAGCGGTAATGATCCCTTCCTCCAGCAATATCTGGTACATGCCTTCCCACCGCTCGGCTTTCATCCAGCCTATCTGGTCCTCGCCGGTGTGCACCAGCGGCAGTTGAGCTTCCATCATCTTGCTCTGGAGTTCAAGTTCAGGTTCTTTAGCATATTTTAGTGTCATCTCTACAGCCATCTGAGGATTACCCACCGCCTCCTGCCATCCTTTGAGGGAGGCGCGCAGGAAGCGGGTAACCAGCTCGGGATTTTCTGCAATCAATCGTTCAGTAGTAAATATAGTGTCAGAATACATGTCGATACCATAGTCACTAGGCCAGATAAGATTTACCTGGTAACCTTTCTGGCGCAAACGTATGACGGCACCTGTTGAGTAACCGCAGGTTATCTTTACTTCCCGATTCAAAAAAGATGAATAGTCATAGGCATAAGGCATCATCTTGATTTCATTTACATCCAAGTCCAGTTTTTCCATCATCGCTTTGAGTTGCACTTCGGCGTCAAGACTACCAGCTGTTACAGCCATTGACTGTCCTAAAAAATCGGATGGTTTACGGATACCTGAATCTGCCAGGGCGATAAACACAATCGGGCTGCGCCTGTATATTGTCGCTATGGCTATTGGTTTGTGTGGACTGCTGTATGCAAGAACTACCTCGGGGGCTTCAACCAGGAAATCTGCCTGCCCGGAGACTAATGGCTCTATATTATTACTGCCTGCCTCGCCTTTCAGGAAGGTGACATTGATGTTCTCCTCGGCGTAGTAGCCCTTCTCCTGGGCTACATAGAAGCCAGCGAACTGCGCCTGATGCACCCACTTAAGCTGAAGTGTCACCTCGTCAGACGGCACCTTGACCTGCTTCGGCATACACCCCACCAAAAGGGAAATTTCCAGAATTAATGTGAACAATATGCCTACTATGCTTTTCACTTTACCCCCTTCTTAGTCGGCAGTCGATAGTCATTAGCTGGATTTCATCAAGTATTTGATGAAGGTGACCTGCCCCCCAATAGTTATACCACTTCTTAAGTTAATCCAGCAAGCATTTGGAGATTGACCTGCCCCCCGAAAACTGAGCCAGACAAAATGCGAGTTTTGTGGGATGATTAACAATCATAAAGGAGGAGCATCCCATGAAGAAGTCCCGGTACACCGCGGAGCAAATTGCCTTCGCCCTGAGGCAAGCAGAGTCAGGGACAGCTGTTCCTGATATTTGCAGGAAGATGGGCATCAGCGAACAGACCTTCTACCGGTGGAAGAAGAAATATGTCGGCATGGGTGTGGCAGAAGTGAGGAGATTGAGAGTCCTGGAGGAGGAGAACAGAAAGCTGAAACAGCTAGTAGCAGACTTGAGCCTTGATAAGCAGATGCTTCAGGATGTGTTGCGAAAAAAGCCCTGAAGCCTGCTCAACTGCGGGAACAGGTTGAGACATTGCGGGTCTGCTACAGCGCAAGCAAGCGAAGAGCATGTAGTGTGTTGGTGTTTCAGAGATCTACATACTACTACAGGAGTATGGCAGATGAGCAGGCTGCCCTGAGGGTAAGAATTCGTGATCTGGCGCAGGCGAGGGTAAGTTATGGCTACAGGAGAATACATGTGCTCCTTGAAAGAGAAGGTTGGGAGGTCAATCACAAGCGGGTTTATAGGCTCTATAAGCAGGAAGGTCTTATAATGCGTGCCAAGAGACCCAGGAGGCATGTTACTGCATGCAGGCGAGAGGAAATCCCTGCGGCTCAAAGTGCAGGTGAGAGCTGGTCTATGGACTTCATGAGTGATGAGCTGTTTAACGGCCAGAGAATCAGGCTGTTAACGTTAGTGGATAACTTTACCCGTGAGAGTCTGGCGATAGAGGTAGACAGGAGCATAGGTGGTCAACGTGTTGTGGAGGTATTGATGAATATAGCCAGGGAAAGAAGCTTACCCAAAACCATAAGAGTAGACAACGGTCCGGAATTTACCTCGAAGCGGCTGGATCAGTGGGCATATTTGAACGGTGTGGAGCTAGACTTCATCCGTCCAGGGAAGCCCACAGATAATGCTTTCATTGAATCATTTAACGGCCGGTTCCGGCAGGAATGTCTGAACGAAAACTGGTTTTTATCTTTGGAAGACGCACGGGAAAAAGTCGAGGAGTGGCGTTTGTACTATAATAGAGAAAGGCCACATGGCGCCCTGGGTAACCTACCTCCAAGAGAGTTTGCGCTGTCTGGAGCAGCAGTTAGTTGAAAAACCACAAAACTCGCATTATCGGTGGTACAGAAAAGGGGGCATCTCCAATCATCCCACAAAACTCGCATTTTGTCTGGCTCAGTTTTCGGGGGGCAGGTCATTCAATCCGTCATTTGATAGACCTTGACAATAGCTAAGTCCGTGAATACAATGAGCCCACTCGTTTGCCAGAAAAAAGCACGGCACCGACACGCGATTATTTACACAGGGGGTGGAGCATGGCTGAAGACTATAGAACGAAAAGCTTTTGGCTGGCACATTCGGGAGACTACCAGGAAAGCGCGCCTCTAGCAGGCAATTTAAAGTGCGACGTGGTCGTCATAGGGGGCGGTTTTTGCGGCATTGCCACAGCGTTCTTCCTGAAGAAGGCCGAACCTTCGCTGAATGTAGCCGTGCTGGAAAGCGAAGTGGTGGGCTACGGTGCTTCCGGCCGCAATGCTGGCTTTGCCATGACCACATTTGGCCTGATGATGTCTATTACCAAGGCGTTTTTTGGCGCGGAGAAAACCAGCCAATCACACCACTACATGGAGCGCGCAGTTGACATAATAGGTGAGCTAGTGGCCGAACACAAATTGGATTGCGACTACGAGCGTACTGGCTTCTTACGCATGGCTACCACACCAGCCTACGTAAAGCGCATCAGGGGCGAAGTGGAACTGGCGAAGTCGTTGGGACTGGAAGGCATTGACTGGCTTGAGGCTGATGCCGCAAGGGCACGGGTGAACTCGGAGTTATACCTCGGTGCCTGGTGGGAGCCGCGCTGCGCACTGGTCAACCCAGCCAAACTGGCGCGCGAGATGAAACGCGTAGCTACTAAGTTCGGTGCGCAGGTTTATGAGCGCACGCCGGTGGACGAGATCAATCGTGAAGCCAATGTCTTTAAGGTAAAGACACCCAACGGCAGTGTAACTGCCGATAAGCTTGCCCTAGCTACCAATGCCTACTCACTCCAGATTCCACTACTGCGCCACAAACAAGTGCCGGTGTGGACCTACATCGTGCTAACCGAGCCACTCAGGCCGGAGCGCTTGAAGCCAATCGGCTGGAAAAAGCGTGAGGGCGTGGAGGACTACCGTAACTTAGTGCACTACTATCGGCTGACTCCGGACAACCGCCTGCTTATGGGCGGCAGAGATATCAACATAACCTATGGCGGCAACATGGAAAATGACTACGACGAGCGCATCTTTACCGCACTGGAACAGGATATTGTCGAGTTATTCCCCACTCTCAAAGACATCAAGATAACTGACCGCTGGGGCGGGCCTGTATCCGTGCCTATGGATATGGTGCCGGCGCTGGGTTATCTTGGTGATAAGCGCGCCGTATACAGTCTGGGCTGCATGGGACACGGTGTCTCCTTGGCACATCTGAATGGGGAGGTTTTAGCCGATTTGCTGCTGGAGAAGAAGACCAAGTGGACCGAATGCTTCCCCGTGAACCGGCACATCTTTCCCTGGCCACCTGAACCCATCCGCTACGTGGTTAGCCAGGCCATCCTGGGCTATCTCCACGCTGAAGATGCCTGGCTCGAGCGTAAGGGTTTGGGTGCCGATAAATCCTGACCACTTCTGGCTTCTGTGCAGTGGAAAGCTAACAATCACTCCCTCTTGTTAACAAATCTCGGTTTTGTTCAGTTCGCTAACACCAAACAAAAAGTCAGCGCCTGAGAGCCTTGTTATAGTTAGGCTCCCGTGTTATCATCGGGCATAATAGCTATTTATTTGATACACAGGTTGGACCGGCATCTGTTACGAGGAGGTGAAGCACAAAATGAAACAAAAGAGCATAGAAGAACTTTCGCTGGTATCCCATTTGAGGCTTCGTCGGATCATGGGTATTCTCGGTGTTGCACTGCCTGTTGTGTTGATGATGTGGGGATTTGCTTTGTCCGGGTGGTCTTTCGAGCTCCAGGATTCCATCAGCGATTACTATAGCATGAGAACGCGAGATGCTTTGGTAGGCATTCTATTCGTAATTGCCTGGTTCCTGTGTACCTATAAAGGCTATGAGACCGTGGATGATGTAGCGGGATATCTAGCATGTCTGTTTGCATTGGGTGTGGCATTCTTCCCTAACAGTGGCGTGAGTTGGGAGAGAATCATGCACTTCTCATCCGCGGTTGGCCTGTTTTTGGTGTTGTCATTTTTCTCATTGTTTCTCTTCACGAAGACGGTGGAATCACCGAAGGGGTTACGGGGTACTCTAACCAGCTTTCGCTTTGGTGTTATTAAGTCCAGAGACCCGGAGCAATCCGAAAAGAAGATACGGAACAGAATCTATGTAGCCTGCGGCTTGGTCATGCTGGCATGCATAGTGTTAACGGGACTGTACTACCTGCTCTGGAAGAATACTACTATATCTGCCATCAAGCCCGTGTTCTGGCTGGAATCGTTTATGATATGGGCTTTCGGGATTTCCTGGTTCATTAAGGGTGAGACTCTGTGGAAGGACAAAAAAGCACGGACAGAGCGAGATCGACCAACGTAAAGTCATTTTGTAAGGTCAGAAGCATGCTCTGTTTGGCTGATCAATTGATGATTGCACGAAAACTCATCTTGTGACAGCCGTGACCTGACTCCATCAATGCTGTATATGCCCCGGACTAGATACTCTTCTTGGCTATGTCCTTCAGGTCTATCCCTCTCTTCGTCTTCAGATAGCGATCCCTCACAACGTAATAAATGACACCCACAATCATCCAGCCGATGAAAAGGGCGAAACCAATTGGGCTTTCCATCCCGAGCGCAGCTATGAAAAAGGCGCCAAACAATATGGCTAAGCCCGGCAGTAACCAAAGCCAGAATCCCTTTAGCTTAAAAGGTGCCTTCTCATAAACATCTGGCATCCTACGGGGCAACAAAAAGGCAGCGATAAGTATCGGAATGAGCAATACGATGGAACCGATGGACGCAGTTATACCGAAGATTTTAAGAGAACTCGTTCCCATGGGCAGGGCAGCCAAAGAGACAAGGTACATGAAGAGCAAGCCCCAATAAGGTGTGCCGAACTTTTTGCTCACCGCGGCTAAGGGTTTTGGAACTATTTCATCGTCAGCAAAGACCAAGATATACCTGGCACCGAACATAAATGTCGCATTTAACGTAGTTGCCATAGCCAATAGCCCACCACCGACAGTAAAGAATGTGGCCAGTGGCCCGAGAAGAAATTTGCCCGCCGATACAGATAAAGGTTGATTAGCACTGACTGCACAGGGAACTACGCCCACGTCAACCAGTCCGATCAGCGTGTACAGAACAACAACTACCGGGATCGATATGGCAAACGAGCGGGGTATGGTCCTGCCGGCATCTTTTATCTCGGCACCCAAATCTATAATAAAGTTCGCCCCCATGTAAGCAAAGAAAAGCAAGGCTGAGGCGATGGCTACACTTGCAATTTCTCTATGAAACATAGGTGTCAAATTTGAAACCTCGATATTAGGTATCCCACCCACAATATACGTAAGCAAAGCGGCTATCAATATCACAAACATGACAACCTGCACATTGCCAGCCGCTTTTATACCAACCAGATTTACCAGGGAGAAAAAGGTTAAGGCAGCCACGGCTATACCGACTCTGGATAGGGATGGAAAAAGTGTTATGAGGTAATCGGCAAAGGTATAGGCATATAGCGGCAGCCCGCCCACGAGTATTCCCATCATGACCCCCCACACCCCTAGAAACCCCCAAAATGGAGAGAATATCCGGCTCGGATATCTGAAGCTGCCGCCAACCGTGGGCAGCGCCGAACCCAACATACCGAGCGGCAGCACCGCAAGTATCATAGGTAAAGCCGCTATGAGGAAGGCTATGGGAACTGCTGCGCCACATATCCCGATGGCTATGCCAGTTAAGGCAAAAATGCCGGCGCCGATTATGGCACCCACCTCGATAGACACCGTGTCCAGTAAACCCAATGTCCTTTTGAGACCTAACTCGGTTGCATCTTTGGATTTCTTCATGGCATCACCTCTATTCTATAGAAGGTATAAAAT
The Chloroflexota bacterium genome window above contains:
- a CDS encoding PAS domain S-box protein; its protein translation is MNDFAELAQVAIHCAGTDIYIVQNGKKSQHVNSLRQELEGYTEQELRGMHSLDHIYPDDKEAVGKKATENSNGHHLLSYEHMPIKKNGKKNGNGKAIWVLEKATSTEYRGNQAAVGSLVDLIEHERLEEAITDSEERYRAILKEMQDAYFEVDLDGNFTFVSDSLCRLLGYAREELLEMNFRDHIAEAGAEAVYQAFNKVYNTGKTIKNLTYEVTHKNGTTVIAETSASLLRNEQGEIIGFRGIGRDVTEHKRAEEALRRSEERYRAMLDEMEEGYYEVDLAGNITFVNDSICRQFGCAKEDLIGMNYRFYVPKEDVEGVYKTWNKVYRTGESLKSYHFAITKKGRTQIFLENSVSLLRDNEGKIIGFRSISRDDTERKQLVQKLAELAWPSMTC
- a CDS encoding response regulator, which codes for MKLTPRLTILFLLLAIVPMVIVGYLAYENGRRTIEQQTISHLISTNILREAELERWVHGNEQSIEELAQRPLVSEYAAVLVSCDTSDPAYGQAQKSTIEDHLKPRLQYGGFFELFIICPRDGLVLASTNERQEGTYKKSEPYYIGGKTRTYVQDTYYSTTLEQSVMVIGTPVKDRQGNLIAVLAGQVNLVELSKIMEQRSGLSQTEDTYLVNKFNFFITEPRFGKGYSLKKAVHTQGVEAALTGKDGVGFYKDYRDVPVIGAYTWLPSFNVCIITEIDQAEAFAPIIRLGWVVAGSIFAAALAAALLAFLFARTITRPLHLLVKGAEEIGDGNLEYRVGTASKDETGELSRAFDRMTAQLNETMVSRDELAESEERFRLAAASASDLIWDWDMTSGRLDWHGRIDKILGYGQAEFPRTRDAWEKAIHPDDIDRVNATRDGHLKKGTPYAEEYRIKRKDGAYLYWTDQGTALRDENGQPYRMIGACSDITERKKAEELRRQLELKAQVTSRLASVGEMAAGVAHEINNPLTAVVGYAQLLMDREDVPPGIRSDLEAINDGARRVAGIIQRLLAFSRQTEPQQKLVDINELIESTLVLRAYHLRVNNIEVVTRLTTDVLETVADPGQIQQVLLNLIVNAEMEMKLAHGKGKITITTEKSHNTIKICCQDDGPGIRPAVMDRIFDPFFTTREVGQGTGLGLSLCYGIVTEHKGKIYVESKPGNGATFIVELPVVTEAVLPKPPKPDVKKSQKAGKVRILVVDDEQVIRDVVNRVLTGEGYKVETVDNAADALKKIESQKYKLILVDIKMPGISGVDFYKRIQKIDKSLARRVVFITGGIMGADTEKFLSETKVAHIDKPFNPEQLSGEVKRALTGGQ
- a CDS encoding ABC transporter substrate-binding protein, which translates into the protein MKSIVGILFTLILEISLLVGCMPKQVKVPSDEVTLQLKWVHQAQFAGFYVAQEKGYYAEENINVTFLKGEAGSNNIEPLVSGQADFLVEAPEVVLAYSSPHKPIAIATIYRRSPIVFIALADSGIRKPSDFLGQSMAVTAGSLDAEVQLKAMMEKLDLDVNEIKMMPYAYDYSSFLNREVKITCGYSTGAVIRLRQKGYQVNLIWPSDYGIDMYSDTIFTTERLIAENPELVTRFLRASLKGWQEAVGNPQMAVEMTLKYAKEPELELQSKMMEAQLPLVHTGEDQIGWMKAERWEGMYQILLEEGIITAPFDVNQAYTMRFLEEIYGVKAR
- a CDS encoding IS3 family transposase (programmed frameshift), with translation MKKSRYTAEQIAFALRQAESGTAVPDICRKMGISEQTFYRWKKKYVGMGVAEVRRLRVLEEENRKLKQLVADLSLDKQMLQDGVAKKALKPAQLREQVETLRVCYSASKRRACSVLVFQRSTYYYRSMADEQAALRVRIRDLAQARVSYGYRRIHVLLEREGWEVNHKRVYRLYKQEGLIMRAKRPRRHVTACRREEIPAAQSAGESWSMDFMSDELFNGQRIRLLTLVDNFTRESLAIEVDRSIGGQRVVEVLMNIARERSLPKTIRVDNGPEFTSKRLDQWAYLNGVELDFIRPGKPTDNAFIESFNGRFRQECLNENWFLSLEDAREKVEEWRLYYNRERPHGALGNLPPREFALSGAAVS
- a CDS encoding FAD-dependent oxidoreductase, with product MAEDYRTKSFWLAHSGDYQESAPLAGNLKCDVVVIGGGFCGIATAFFLKKAEPSLNVAVLESEVVGYGASGRNAGFAMTTFGLMMSITKAFFGAEKTSQSHHYMERAVDIIGELVAEHKLDCDYERTGFLRMATTPAYVKRIRGEVELAKSLGLEGIDWLEADAARARVNSELYLGAWWEPRCALVNPAKLAREMKRVATKFGAQVYERTPVDEINREANVFKVKTPNGSVTADKLALATNAYSLQIPLLRHKQVPVWTYIVLTEPLRPERLKPIGWKKREGVEDYRNLVHYYRLTPDNRLLMGGRDINITYGGNMENDYDERIFTALEQDIVELFPTLKDIKITDRWGGPVSVPMDMVPALGYLGDKRAVYSLGCMGHGVSLAHLNGEVLADLLLEKKTKWTECFPVNRHIFPWPPEPIRYVVSQAILGYLHAEDAWLERKGLGADKS
- a CDS encoding amino acid permease, with protein sequence MKKSKDATELGLKRTLGLLDTVSIEVGAIIGAGIFALTGIAIGICGAAVPIAFLIAALPMILAVLPLGMLGSALPTVGGSFRYPSRIFSPFWGFLGVWGVMMGILVGGLPLYAYTFADYLITLFPSLSRVGIAVAALTFFSLVNLVGIKAAGNVQVVMFVILIAALLTYIVGGIPNIEVSNLTPMFHREIASVAIASALLFFAYMGANFIIDLGAEIKDAGRTIPRSFAISIPVVVVLYTLIGLVDVGVVPCAVSANQPLSVSAGKFLLGPLATFFTVGGGLLAMATTLNATFMFGARYILVFADDEIVPKPLAAVSKKFGTPYWGLLFMYLVSLAALPMGTSSLKIFGITASIGSIVLLIPILIAAFLLPRRMPDVYEKAPFKLKGFWLWLLPGLAILFGAFFIAALGMESPIGFALFIGWMIVGVIYYVVRDRYLKTKRGIDLKDIAKKSI